The DNA window TGATCGGGAAGATCTACGTAACTGCGGCCATCATCAGTTCTGTATCTGCAGTGTATATGGGCTTCTATGCAAACGGTGGCCTGGTATCAGAAACAGGATTTATCATATTAGGAATTACCTGGCTGATGACTACGGCCATAGCGGTGGCTAAAATCAGAAACGGACAGGTCATTCAACACCAGCAGTTAATGACGTACAGCTATGCGTGTGCATTTGCAGCGGTAACCCTGAGAATTTGGTATCCCCTGTTGATACGAATGACTGGTGATCCTGTTAATTCCTATAGTATTGTGGCATGGCTGTGCTGGGTTCCTAATGTATTGACCGCTTATTTTCTGAACAGGAGCGTGAGAGCGTAAATTCTGAATAAACGGAATATAGATTCTGTGACACCGCATCTTCATTCAGAAAGATCAATTAAAAGCAGCTGTAAATCAGACTTTATTATTGATATACCCTTCTGTTGCCTCAGGATTAGAGTATATTTTGGCAGGATTCCCCACCACGACGGAATGCGGCGGCACATCAAAATTTACATAGGCATTCGGAGCGATAAGCACATTGTCTCCGATGGTAATGCCTCCTACGATTACGGCATTGGCGCCGATCCACACTTCGTTGCCGATGACCGGAATACCTGCATTCTTCCCGCGGTTCTGCTGGCCGACGGTAACGCCCTGGGCGATATTGCAGTTTTTCCCGATTTTTGTACGCGGGTTGATCACCAGGCTTCCCCAGTGTCCCAGGTAAAACCCTTCCCCGATTTCAGTTTCCGGGTAAATCTGGAAACCGTATCTGATCTGGTAATGGCGTAGAATCCATCTCCACACCACATTCAGAACAAGGGTTTCACGATATTGTTGTGCTTTCCTGAATACGTAGATGAAATGCAGGTTCGGGTTGATGCATTTTGCCCAGATTCC is part of the Chryseobacterium camelliae genome and encodes:
- a CDS encoding serine O-acetyltransferase, whose translation is MADHHSILQKDFYRESGQWLSTMGIWAKCINPNLHFIYVFRKAQQYRETLVLNVVWRWILRHYQIRYGFQIYPETEIGEGFYLGHWGSLVINPRTKIGKNCNIAQGVTVGQQNRGKNAGIPVIGNEVWIGANAVIVGGITIGDNVLIAPNAYVNFDVPPHSVVVGNPAKIYSNPEATEGYINNKV
- a CDS encoding DUF2306 domain-containing protein, which encodes MKKLLFATMCILALLVGAYPLLYAFVESKYTFLSSKSPEVLHNIIWKTAFLAHIIFGGLALFIGWRQFGPSFRSKYTGLHRVIGKIYVTAAIISSVSAVYMGFYANGGLVSETGFIILGITWLMTTAIAVAKIRNGQVIQHQQLMTYSYACAFAAVTLRIWYPLLIRMTGDPVNSYSIVAWLCWVPNVLTAYFLNRSVRA